One stretch of Flavobacterium sp. 9 DNA includes these proteins:
- a CDS encoding FAD-dependent oxidoreductase has product MNTDKCLELDGSTKCISSTKDIRSEIKCNHSTEILVIGTSAAGISAAYWLRKSGRKVILAGTAMPHQSGSGRITANIANPITCSYYDMSDRIGVKKAAKVLKSYKNALEWTASVIRQEAIQCGYKEVKSYLFPCADEDDSRMDKEYATARSLRLPVKMLHSIPSCKTAENKKCLQLSRQSQFDAASFLNGLLKAFIEQGGVFFDHSNVEKISDQGADINGYFIQSDHIVLACDMLINKLPQFSARLNMQKTYRIGVKIPKGTISFGFWSETRPLYSQLVSGPNHNAVVEALDSQYDLLTAEALYDTSARYAPETEKREQRMEKLALWTKMHFPSFTAADCKWSGEIMRPCDLLPLIGRSSAGGNIFIVKGSAVNEISDGALGALIIKDLINGKRNSCEKLYDPSRTPLRKAEEDTSEIRRASLDKARKWLAWDISTASDLPDEEGRIITAGDDKIAAYRDKSGKLHLYEGTCPHSGMDLEWTCNKKSDKFSKTYATLSIL; this is encoded by the coding sequence ATGAATACAGATAAATGTTTAGAACTGGACGGGTCTACAAAATGTATTTCATCTACCAAGGATATTCGAAGCGAAATCAAATGCAATCACAGCACAGAGATTTTAGTTATCGGTACAAGCGCTGCAGGTATCAGCGCTGCCTACTGGTTAAGAAAATCCGGCAGGAAGGTGATACTGGCAGGCACGGCAATGCCTCACCAGAGCGGGTCCGGGAGGATTACAGCCAATATAGCAAACCCCATAACGTGTAGTTATTATGACATGTCAGACAGGATAGGGGTGAAAAAAGCGGCCAAAGTTCTCAAGAGTTACAAAAATGCATTAGAATGGACTGCCTCTGTAATAAGGCAGGAAGCAATACAATGCGGATATAAGGAAGTGAAGAGTTATTTATTTCCTTGTGCGGATGAAGATGACAGCAGGATGGACAAAGAATATGCCACTGCCCGGTCCCTGCGGCTGCCGGTAAAGATGCTTCATTCTATACCGTCTTGCAAGACGGCGGAAAACAAAAAATGTCTGCAGCTTTCCAGACAGTCCCAATTTGATGCTGCCTCATTTCTTAATGGGCTTCTTAAGGCATTTATAGAGCAGGGCGGGGTATTTTTTGACCACTCAAATGTTGAAAAAATCTCTGACCAAGGGGCAGATATTAACGGTTATTTCATACAATCGGACCATATTGTACTTGCTTGCGATATGCTGATCAACAAGCTGCCTCAGTTCTCGGCCAGACTCAATATGCAGAAAACGTACCGCATCGGAGTAAAAATTCCAAAGGGTACAATATCCTTTGGATTCTGGAGTGAAACCCGGCCTTTATATTCCCAGCTGGTTTCCGGACCCAATCATAATGCTGTAGTGGAAGCACTGGATTCCCAGTACGATCTTTTAACTGCAGAAGCTTTATATGATACATCAGCAAGATATGCGCCTGAAACAGAAAAAAGGGAGCAGAGAATGGAAAAGCTTGCTTTATGGACTAAAATGCATTTTCCTTCTTTCACCGCTGCTGACTGTAAATGGTCGGGAGAAATAATGCGGCCTTGCGATCTGCTGCCTTTGATAGGCAGAAGTTCAGCCGGCGGGAATATTTTTATTGTGAAAGGGTCTGCAGTAAACGAAATTTCGGACGGGGCATTAGGTGCCCTTATTATTAAGGATCTTATTAATGGAAAAAGAAACAGCTGTGAAAAATTATATGATCCGTCGCGGACTCCGCTGAGGAAAGCCGAAGAGGATACTAGTGAAATTCGCAGGGCTTCACTGGATAAGGCCCGAAAATGGCTTGCCTGGGATATTTCAACAGCTTCGGACCTGCCAGATGAAGAGGGCAGGATTATTACTGCGGGAGATGATAAAATTGCGGCCTACCGG
- a CDS encoding 4'-phosphopantetheinyl transferase superfamily protein, producing the protein MTQILYSYICERNHNYLLTNYLDGFSDDFQKKILAYRRWQDSQLSLLGRLLLRHGLHQTSKNFVEEDLSYTLYSKPFLNNTTTKFNISHSGEIVVCVLSDRNDVGIDIEIIQDINIEGFESQMTNREWDNLSLNEDSKIAFFDYWTQKEAVIKANGKGLSIPLKSFEVTNNYAKIENDDFFVKEIFLDEKYKCHLAFKDKIDVMIVGPDRIMIHEL; encoded by the coding sequence ATGACTCAAATTTTATACTCTTATATCTGTGAAAGGAATCATAATTATCTTTTAACGAATTATCTGGATGGGTTTTCAGATGATTTTCAAAAAAAGATATTGGCTTACAGGCGTTGGCAAGACAGTCAGTTATCCTTATTAGGAAGATTGCTTTTGCGCCATGGTCTTCATCAAACGAGTAAGAATTTCGTAGAAGAAGATCTTAGCTATACGCTTTACAGTAAACCGTTTTTAAATAATACGACTACTAAATTTAATATATCACACTCAGGCGAAATTGTAGTTTGTGTTCTATCCGATAGAAATGATGTTGGAATAGATATTGAAATAATCCAAGATATAAATATCGAAGGATTTGAATCACAAATGACCAACAGAGAATGGGACAATCTCTCACTAAATGAAGATTCCAAAATTGCTTTTTTTGATTACTGGACACAAAAAGAAGCAGTTATCAAAGCAAATGGAAAAGGACTTTCAATTCCTTTAAAATCTTTTGAAGTAACGAATAATTATGCTAAAATAGAGAATGATGATTTTTTTGTTAAAGAAATTTTTCTCGATGAAAAATACAAGTGTCATTTGGCTTTTAAAGATAAGATAGATGTGATGATTGTTGGTCCTGACAGAATTATGATTCATGAATTATAA
- a CDS encoding alpha/beta fold hydrolase: MKLIRTITTISFLFAILIGNLQAQNVTFEKSKAFISQFEKADPKKITWGYLTVPETWGANDGKTIKIAVTVLKKNSASKDSNAIVFIQGGPGASGIDNIWLWSNHPLRENNDIVLFDVRGTGYSQPRLDQGLGKKFLEILAKNQSEEEDEKQKTNAAMSCKQDLINRGINIDAYNSEAVANDLHALKAVLKYKNWNVYGVSYGTYMAQVYANNFAGDVKSLLLDSPVYDISTYYVENTSNYMNSLQKVFKICKSDKIYDKQYPNLEKIYYEVIADLEKNPLTVAVDKTLIPSGTFTYNAEDFKVAVQQALYNKKLVEVIPLLIYQFHERKGESLGNLVSAFSALLSMDYGVYYCVSCNETLPNNDFSKYEQNAAQFKGLNGGISFYKSDFKVCDAWNSNRTVTKKDSNLSNLSAATYPVLVFSGEFDPITPLDNGKKVAQRFGKANYIEAKTYGHVPSFTKIGYQVVENFINNPKQKLDLDIFNKADKVKLVTGITINKGVSKTGKSIGDQDPIFLFPLVTALLLMLGFVFAYLIKLIKKRYTTIQDKIVRIGVTITSIIGLVLFGCLVMAIIKVSEQNYFILAFGLPETFNYIFLLVLVFFVCLILTLVYYILTIKKTDARSVVFSVIFSNILLATYLFYWGII, from the coding sequence ATGAAATTAATAAGAACAATAACTACTATTTCTTTTTTATTTGCAATCCTCATCGGGAATTTACAAGCACAAAATGTGACTTTTGAAAAAAGTAAAGCTTTTATATCTCAATTCGAAAAAGCTGATCCGAAAAAAATTACTTGGGGATATCTTACCGTTCCTGAAACATGGGGAGCAAATGATGGTAAAACAATAAAAATTGCAGTAACCGTATTAAAAAAGAATTCGGCTTCAAAAGATTCGAACGCAATAGTTTTTATACAAGGTGGCCCGGGTGCAAGTGGTATTGATAATATATGGTTGTGGTCAAACCATCCTCTTCGCGAAAATAATGATATTGTATTGTTTGATGTTCGCGGAACAGGATATTCTCAACCAAGGTTAGATCAGGGACTAGGAAAGAAATTTTTAGAAATTCTGGCAAAGAATCAATCGGAAGAAGAAGATGAAAAGCAAAAAACAAATGCTGCAATGTCCTGCAAGCAAGATCTTATCAATAGAGGAATTAATATTGATGCTTATAATAGTGAAGCTGTTGCCAATGATCTTCATGCATTAAAGGCAGTTTTAAAATACAAAAACTGGAATGTATACGGGGTTTCATACGGAACATATATGGCGCAAGTATATGCAAATAATTTTGCGGGCGATGTAAAATCATTACTATTAGATTCGCCAGTTTATGATATTTCGACCTATTATGTAGAAAATACTTCTAATTATATGAATAGCTTACAGAAAGTATTTAAAATCTGTAAAAGCGACAAGATATATGATAAGCAATATCCTAATTTAGAAAAAATATACTATGAGGTAATTGCCGATTTAGAGAAAAATCCGCTTACAGTGGCTGTAGATAAAACATTAATACCTTCAGGTACATTTACTTATAATGCAGAAGATTTTAAAGTGGCCGTTCAACAAGCCTTATACAATAAAAAATTGGTAGAAGTTATTCCGTTGTTAATTTATCAGTTTCACGAAAGAAAAGGAGAATCTTTAGGAAACTTGGTCAGTGCTTTCTCTGCTTTACTGTCGATGGATTACGGCGTTTATTATTGTGTGAGTTGTAATGAGACACTTCCAAACAATGATTTTTCAAAATATGAACAAAATGCAGCACAATTCAAGGGATTAAATGGAGGAATTTCATTCTACAAATCTGATTTTAAAGTATGTGATGCATGGAATAGTAATCGTACAGTAACAAAAAAAGATTCTAACCTTTCTAATCTTTCAGCTGCTACATATCCCGTGTTGGTTTTTTCAGGTGAATTTGACCCAATTACGCCATTAGATAACGGAAAAAAAGTGGCGCAAAGATTCGGTAAAGCCAATTATATTGAAGCTAAAACATATGGTCACGTTCCTAGTTTTACAAAAATTGGATATCAGGTTGTAGAAAATTTCATCAATAATCCGAAACAGAAATTAGATCTTGATATATTTAATAAAGCCGATAAAGTTAAGCTTGTTACCGGAATTACGATTAACAAAGGAGTTTCTAAAACCGGTAAAAGTATTGGCGATCAAGATCCTATTTTTCTGTTTCCTTTAGTAACTGCCTTATTATTAATGCTGGGATTTGTTTTTGCATACCTTATAAAGTTAATAAAAAAGAGATATACCACGATTCAGGATAAAATTGTAAGGATTGGTGTAACGATTACTTCTATTATTGGATTAGTGCTTTTTGGGTGTTTGGTTATGGCAATTATAAAAGTCTCAGAGCAAAATTATTTCATTTTAGCATTTGGCTTGCCGGAAACCTTCAACTATATATTTCTGTTGGTGCTGGTATTTTTTGTGTGCCTGATTTTGACCTTGGTGTATTACATCTTAACCATAAAAAAAACCGATGCCAGAAGTGTCGTTTTCTCCGTGATTTTTTCAAACATATTGTTAGCAACTTATCTGTTTTATTGGGGAATAATATAA
- a CDS encoding non-ribosomal peptide synthetase, translated as MKLTLPQQDVYFEQLMYPEDPIYNIGAKIIIEGSIVYEVLNKAYIALINQHDTYRSILNQLDEEVRIQTIEEHVMALEFVDFSSKENADAEANEFMQNTFEIPFQLNEKKALHKFILVKVDEELHYLFSVYHHIITDGWGTSLMFQRLVKNYNELSSFGKVETEYPFTYKDFIEDDSAYAVSEDYEDDKLYWKEKFESLPERLFEKIDQNSKPNQSKRREIIIKRAVYNQLEQVGKDLGATTFHVILGALYLYFGRKHQNKDFAIGLPVLNRGKSIFKKTVGLFMGVSPLRIQFDFEDNFGDLVKNIKQQLRQDYRHQRFPLGKLIKELELFQEKDRLFNITLSYEKQNYADHFVNSETRVVPLSHQSERVALAIYIREFDESEDVKIDFDYNINYFSESDSLKMVTHFENLLSAVISNPVELLSKYQYITESERQEIVENFNKTQFSYPCEATFITLFNEHVNKNPQRIALVDEHRAYTYSELDLLSNKIAAYLQKRNREKDSAPIAVLMNRSANLVVTLLGILKSGNAYIPLDPSFPKDRLEYIIEHSGVQQIIATQSLKHNLNLEDRIIDIEVIVKEEINLEQTESAKISALATAYIIYTSGSTGNPKGVAISHQSLLNFLISIQHQPKIEAGDYLFSVTTQSFDISILEFFAPLISGAKLYIASQELLSDPLAIVTKLKELEPSIIQATPSFYQMLYNAGWKGNKTLKILCGGDLLSEALAEMLLETNAELWNMYGPTETTIWSSCKKITQAKEASNIGKPIHNTQLYILDDCMQLLPVGSVGTIYIGGDGLAQGYFKNEALTNEKFIQNAFNKKERMYNTGDLGKWNEKGEIEFLGRNDNQVKIRGYRIELGEIETKLNQIENIKEAIVIAQQSAGQEAVLIAYVIVQTGTFNTLAIINTLREELPEYMIPHALFSLDEFPLTPNKKVDRKALSQTKIATEKVMLSYEKPTTEIEIKICNFYQEVLGIKTEIGITDNFFQLGGHSLNAVKLINSIDEKLHYRITLKDIFDYPTVQKLAKYLEKKQTVQSSAIIPVAERLYYEITSSQYNIWLASQLEEKSISYNMSAVFKIRGQIQKKVLDQVFLELQKKHEILRTNFVEIEGIPHQKISSEIVQISIDEFLYEEKERIKSIHDYVNRAFDLENETLLRVALFHQKNGDSYLVFCTHHIIMDGWSLEILVNEFVNKYKQIENEESLQDHKLMFQFKDYVAWYQEQLKNTNEANLKFWNKYLDGYSWKNNIPFDREDYEEKHIGADHDFVFDSIKFSELNEFAQQQNISLHTLLVGTFSMLVHKMYGEEDFCIGTINSGRTHSELHNQLGMFAKTLPLRNRIKSENSLSEILKETHQNLLVIDEHQDIPESVQNKLRLDVLLVLQNPSFSYTNISVNENLQLQIMPMSASYSRLPLLINFVVNEGNVSGTISYNATKYETATIEIIKLKYEKLLREIVENADKSLESIDIKLAIEKETTIDIGFNF; from the coding sequence ATGAAACTCACACTTCCACAGCAAGATGTTTATTTTGAGCAATTGATGTATCCTGAAGATCCTATTTATAATATAGGAGCAAAAATAATCATCGAAGGATCTATAGTTTACGAAGTATTAAATAAGGCTTACATAGCCCTCATAAATCAGCATGATACTTATAGAAGTATTCTCAATCAACTGGATGAAGAGGTAAGAATTCAAACTATTGAAGAGCACGTTATGGCATTGGAATTTGTTGATTTTTCATCAAAAGAAAATGCAGATGCGGAGGCAAATGAATTCATGCAAAACACGTTTGAAATCCCTTTTCAATTAAATGAAAAAAAAGCACTGCATAAATTTATTCTTGTAAAAGTAGATGAGGAACTTCATTATTTATTCTCTGTATATCATCATATTATAACGGATGGATGGGGAACTTCATTGATGTTTCAAAGATTGGTAAAAAACTATAATGAACTCTCAAGTTTCGGGAAAGTAGAAACGGAATATCCTTTTACGTATAAGGATTTTATTGAAGACGATAGCGCGTATGCCGTCTCAGAGGATTATGAAGATGATAAGTTATATTGGAAAGAAAAATTTGAAAGTCTTCCTGAAAGATTATTTGAAAAAATTGACCAAAACAGCAAACCAAATCAAAGTAAAAGAAGAGAAATAATAATCAAGCGCGCTGTTTATAATCAATTAGAACAAGTTGGTAAAGATTTAGGAGCGACAACATTTCATGTAATTTTAGGAGCCTTGTATCTTTATTTTGGCAGAAAACATCAAAATAAAGATTTTGCAATAGGGCTTCCGGTATTAAACAGAGGCAAATCGATATTCAAAAAAACGGTGGGATTATTCATGGGCGTTTCACCATTGCGAATTCAATTTGATTTTGAGGATAATTTCGGCGATCTGGTAAAAAATATCAAGCAACAATTGCGACAAGATTATCGCCATCAGCGATTTCCATTAGGAAAGTTGATTAAAGAACTGGAATTATTTCAGGAAAAAGACAGGCTTTTTAATATCACTTTATCTTATGAAAAACAAAATTATGCGGATCATTTTGTCAATTCAGAGACAAGAGTAGTACCATTATCACATCAATCTGAACGTGTTGCTTTAGCCATTTACATTCGGGAATTTGATGAGTCGGAAGATGTTAAAATTGACTTTGATTATAATATAAATTATTTTAGTGAATCTGATAGTCTCAAAATGGTAACTCATTTTGAAAACTTACTTTCTGCTGTAATTAGTAACCCAGTCGAGTTACTTTCAAAATATCAATATATTACAGAATCAGAAAGACAGGAAATAGTAGAGAACTTCAATAAAACACAATTCAGTTATCCTTGTGAGGCTACTTTTATAACGCTTTTTAATGAGCATGTAAACAAAAATCCGCAAAGAATTGCATTAGTAGACGAGCACAGAGCGTATACTTATAGCGAGTTAGATTTACTGTCAAATAAAATAGCAGCTTATTTACAGAAAAGAAATAGAGAGAAAGATTCTGCTCCAATTGCGGTTTTAATGAATCGTTCGGCTAATCTTGTAGTTACCTTACTAGGGATATTAAAGTCAGGCAACGCTTATATTCCGTTAGATCCTTCTTTTCCAAAAGATCGCTTAGAGTATATTATTGAACATAGTGGCGTACAACAAATTATAGCAACTCAAAGTCTAAAACACAATCTGAATCTAGAGGACAGAATTATAGATATTGAAGTTATTGTAAAGGAAGAAATTAATTTAGAACAAACAGAATCGGCAAAAATATCGGCTTTAGCCACTGCCTATATTATCTATACATCGGGATCTACAGGAAACCCTAAAGGAGTCGCAATAAGTCATCAATCATTACTGAATTTTTTAATCAGTATACAGCATCAGCCTAAAATAGAAGCAGGCGATTATTTATTTTCGGTAACAACACAATCCTTCGATATTTCTATACTTGAATTTTTTGCGCCGTTAATTTCGGGAGCTAAATTATATATAGCAAGTCAGGAACTTTTATCAGATCCTTTGGCTATTGTTACAAAGTTAAAAGAGCTTGAACCGAGTATAATTCAGGCAACACCAAGTTTTTACCAAATGCTTTATAATGCAGGATGGAAAGGAAATAAAACACTCAAAATTTTATGCGGAGGCGATTTACTAAGTGAAGCATTAGCCGAAATGTTACTAGAAACCAATGCCGAATTATGGAATATGTATGGGCCAACAGAAACTACAATTTGGTCCAGCTGTAAAAAAATAACTCAGGCAAAAGAAGCTTCAAATATTGGTAAACCTATTCACAACACTCAATTGTATATTCTCGATGATTGTATGCAATTGCTGCCTGTTGGTAGTGTTGGAACTATTTATATTGGTGGCGACGGATTAGCGCAGGGATATTTTAAAAACGAAGCGTTAACCAACGAAAAATTCATTCAAAATGCATTCAATAAAAAAGAGAGAATGTATAATACAGGTGATTTAGGAAAATGGAATGAAAAGGGCGAAATAGAATTTCTGGGACGCAACGATAATCAGGTGAAAATAAGAGGATATCGCATTGAACTTGGAGAAATCGAAACGAAGTTAAACCAAATCGAAAATATTAAAGAAGCTATAGTAATTGCTCAACAAAGTGCAGGACAGGAAGCGGTGTTAATTGCCTATGTAATTGTACAAACTGGTACGTTTAATACTCTCGCGATTATCAATACATTGAGAGAAGAATTACCGGAATATATGATTCCTCATGCACTATTTTCTTTAGATGAATTTCCGTTAACACCCAATAAAAAAGTAGATAGAAAGGCTCTCTCACAAACTAAAATAGCGACAGAGAAAGTAATGCTTTCTTATGAAAAGCCGACTACAGAAATCGAAATTAAGATCTGTAACTTTTATCAGGAAGTATTAGGAATAAAGACAGAAATTGGCATTACGGATAATTTTTTTCAGCTTGGCGGTCACTCTCTAAATGCGGTGAAATTAATAAACAGTATAGATGAAAAATTGCATTACAGAATAACCTTAAAAGATATTTTTGACTATCCTACCGTACAAAAATTAGCGAAGTATCTTGAGAAAAAACAAACCGTACAATCTAGTGCTATTATACCAGTAGCTGAGCGTTTGTATTATGAAATTACCTCTTCTCAATATAACATCTGGCTTGCATCGCAATTAGAAGAAAAATCGATATCCTATAATATGTCGGCAGTATTCAAAATACGAGGTCAAATTCAAAAAAAGGTTTTAGATCAGGTGTTTTTGGAATTGCAAAAAAAGCATGAAATATTAAGGACAAATTTTGTTGAAATAGAAGGTATTCCTCATCAAAAAATTTCTTCTGAGATCGTACAGATATCAATTGATGAATTCTTATATGAAGAAAAAGAAAGGATAAAGTCGATACATGATTATGTAAACAGAGCATTTGATTTAGAAAATGAAACGCTTCTGAGAGTGGCGTTATTTCATCAGAAAAACGGAGATTCTTATTTGGTATTTTGCACGCATCATATCATTATGGATGGCTGGTCATTAGAAATTTTAGTAAATGAGTTTGTAAACAAATACAAGCAAATCGAGAACGAGGAAAGTTTACAGGATCACAAATTGATGTTTCAATTCAAGGATTATGTCGCGTGGTATCAAGAGCAGCTGAAAAACACTAATGAGGCGAATTTAAAATTCTGGAACAAATATCTGGATGGATATTCCTGGAAAAACAATATTCCTTTTGACAGGGAAGACTATGAAGAGAAACATATAGGAGCTGATCATGATTTTGTGTTTGATTCCATTAAATTTTCGGAATTAAATGAATTTGCACAACAGCAAAACATTTCACTTCACACACTTTTGGTGGGTACATTTAGTATGCTCGTGCACAAAATGTATGGAGAAGAAGATTTTTGTATCGGTACCATAAATTCCGGAAGAACCCATTCTGAATTGCACAATCAGCTTGGAATGTTTGCGAAAACTTTGCCTTTAAGGAATCGTATAAAATCAGAAAATAGTCTTAGTGAAATACTAAAAGAAACGCACCAAAATCTATTAGTGATAGATGAACACCAAGATATTCCTGAAAGCGTACAGAACAAATTACGATTAGATGTATTGTTGGTATTGCAAAATCCTTCTTTTAGCTATACAAACATTTCTGTCAATGAAAATCTACAATTGCAAATAATGCCTATGAGTGCGTCTTATAGCAGACTTCCGCTGTTAATCAACTTTGTGGTAAACGAAGGAAATGTATCTGGTACAATAAGTTATAATGCCACAAAATATGAAACAGCCACAATTGAGATAATTAAACTGAAATATGAAAAATTACTTCGGGAAATTGTAGAAAATGCAGACAAATCTTTAGAATCAATAGACATAAAATTAGCTATTGAAAAAGAGACAACAATAGATATAGGTTTCAACTTTTAA
- a CDS encoding cyclic peptide export ABC transporter: MLKLKPKEIFYLLLYAIPNTVLSFGIVYIINNILAGKESFLKDYMGIVFVSIIVYSYLLNVIFQKRLNKFSFKLLYDNEKHIFSQILKAPLQRLEKLGSQRFFTAVEDLRTFSFLPYTVTHTVNSLLMLVLCLVYMFTLSTLSALIVIALIVLVAGCYFLVMNSMSKQVAQLRGYNENYYKYVDDVMKGFKELKLSFFRRESLMNNFLIPNRNQSMDLDFKINYIFLSINLISQYGLYFVVAVILFILPEMGLLSRADVISYVVIILFISGPINNIINLQQMYTRFMVANARIKKFIKDFEIVDDTYNSKSGENHDFQSLTFKDITFSYHNESEETASFTSGPINFEIKQGEIIFIVGGNGSGKSTFINLLTGLYKPTGGSMVMNGVEKVDVTEITQSLISAVFTDNHLFSHNYDEYKLENNAEYVELLKTMQLNGIVENDKEESARRRFSKGQSKRMSLIFALLENKPVLVLDEWAADQDPHFRKYFYEQLLPKLKGEGKTIIAVTHDDAYFHLADRIVKFDYGNIVRDLKTTTKEELSENLWV; encoded by the coding sequence ATGTTAAAATTAAAACCTAAAGAAATATTTTATCTGCTACTGTATGCGATTCCAAATACAGTTTTAAGCTTTGGTATAGTCTATATTATTAATAATATATTGGCTGGAAAAGAGAGTTTCCTGAAAGATTATATGGGAATAGTTTTTGTTTCCATAATAGTGTACAGCTATTTATTGAATGTTATTTTTCAAAAAAGACTGAACAAATTTTCTTTTAAACTGCTTTATGACAATGAAAAACATATTTTTTCGCAGATTTTAAAAGCACCCTTACAAAGACTTGAAAAACTGGGTTCTCAGCGTTTTTTCACCGCGGTAGAAGATTTGCGTACTTTTTCTTTTTTACCCTATACCGTAACGCACACCGTAAATTCCTTATTAATGCTGGTGTTGTGTTTGGTTTATATGTTCACGCTTTCAACGCTTTCTGCCTTAATTGTGATTGCACTTATTGTTCTGGTTGCAGGATGTTATTTTTTAGTCATGAATTCCATGTCAAAACAAGTAGCTCAATTAAGAGGATATAATGAGAATTATTACAAATATGTAGACGATGTAATGAAAGGATTTAAGGAATTAAAACTAAGTTTTTTTCGAAGAGAAAGCCTTATGAATAATTTTCTGATTCCAAATAGAAATCAATCTATGGATTTGGATTTTAAAATTAATTACATCTTTTTGTCCATCAATCTAATAAGTCAATATGGATTGTACTTTGTTGTAGCTGTAATTCTTTTTATTCTTCCAGAAATGGGATTATTGTCAAGAGCAGACGTTATCTCTTATGTAGTCATTATATTGTTCATATCGGGACCAATCAATAACATAATCAACTTGCAACAAATGTATACCAGATTTATGGTGGCAAATGCAAGAATAAAAAAGTTTATTAAAGATTTTGAAATTGTCGATGATACCTATAATTCGAAGTCCGGGGAAAATCATGACTTTCAATCGTTAACTTTTAAGGACATTACATTTTCGTATCATAATGAAAGTGAAGAAACGGCTTCGTTTACTTCAGGTCCAATAAATTTTGAGATAAAACAAGGAGAAATCATCTTTATAGTAGGAGGTAACGGATCCGGTAAAAGTACCTTTATAAATTTATTGACAGGTTTATACAAACCTACTGGCGGTTCTATGGTCATGAATGGAGTGGAGAAAGTAGATGTTACTGAAATAACACAAAGTTTAATTTCGGCAGTATTTACAGACAATCACCTGTTCTCTCATAATTATGATGAGTACAAACTTGAAAATAACGCGGAATATGTTGAGTTGTTAAAAACAATGCAACTAAATGGCATTGTTGAAAATGACAAAGAAGAATCTGCCAGAAGAAGATTCTCCAAAGGTCAAAGTAAACGTATGTCGCTAATTTTTGCCTTGCTGGAAAATAAACCGGTTTTGGTACTTGACGAATGGGCTGCAGATCAGGATCCTCATTTTAGAAAATACTTCTACGAACAATTATTGCCAAAACTTAAAGGCGAAGGAAAAACAATTATAGCGGTGACACACGATGATGCTTATTTTCATCTTGCAGATAGAATTGTAAAATTTGATTACGGAAATATCGTCAGAGATTTAAAAACAACTACAAAAGAAGAACTAAGTGAAAATCTTTGGGTTTAA